In a genomic window of Pelodiscus sinensis isolate JC-2024 chromosome 32, ASM4963464v1, whole genome shotgun sequence:
- the LOC142823091 gene encoding uncharacterized protein LOC142823091 — translation MARAKQISSKLSTRTDFCKKSGESALPLSLEKAKKPRRGHLGPQAPRQSRRSPRSPEMLLPQQPFRRLTHGLVQRAESSRLRVQPPAYRALQEAAETYLMQLCEDWQLCALHAKRVAVGSSDVHLVRCLRGESA, via the coding sequence ATGGCGAGAGCAAAGCAGATTTCTTCGAAGTTATCCACGAGGACTGATTTCTGTAAGAAGAGCGGGGAAAGCGCTTTACCCCTGTCCCTGGAGAAAGCGAAGAAACCCCGCCGTGGTCACCTTGGTCCGCAAGCGCCGCGGCAGAGCCGTCGGTCTCCGAGATCTCCCGAGATGTTGCTTCCTCAACAGCCATTTCGGCGCCTGACCCACGGGTTGGTTCAACGCGCGGAGAGCAGCCGCCtgcgagtccagcctcccgcctaCCGCGCCCTGCAAGAAGCCGCGGAAACTTACCTGATGCAGTTGTGCGAGGACTGGCAGCTGTGCGCGCTGCATGCCAAGCGAGTCGCTGTGGGCTCCAGCGATGTGCACCTCGTGCGGTGTCTGCGTGGCGAAAGCGCCTGA